The sequence below is a genomic window from Candidatus Deferrimicrobium sp..
GTGATCCGTGCCCCGCCCGCGAGAAGCGCCTCGATCTTCCGTGTCCCCACCGTACCGGCCCCCACCACGAGGACGCTCGCGCCACGAACATCATGGAAGGCCGGCAGGTATCGCAGCATTTCGCTCATGGCAACCTCACAGGAAATATTCAGGCTCCTTGGACCCGAGCGGATCGGGGAGAACGGTTCCCCGCAAGGCGGCCACGCGGACCGTGTCGCCGGCCGACAGCCGATCCACCATGGGGTGGCTGCGTTGAAGTACGGCGGTGAGGGAATACCCCTCCTCCGTGGTGATTTCCACCCGGAGATGTGCCCCCAACCAGGATACCTGATTTACCAGCGCGTGGGTCTGCCCGGACTCGCTGATCCCCGGCGGCAGGAGCGTCACGTCCTCGGGCCGCAAAAGGACCTTGACCGTCCCTCCATGGTACGGGATCCCGTTCCCCTCCATACGAATTGCCAGGTTTCCGGCGAAGGCGGATCCCCGGTAGAGCTGACCCGGGAGGACGTTGACCTCCCCGATGAACTTCGCGACGAACTCGGTGGCGGGGACCTGGTACACGTCCCGCGGCGAGGCGACCTGCTCGAACCGCCCATCGTTCATCACCGCGATCCGGTCCCCCAACTCCATCGCCTCTTCCTGGTCGTGCGTGACGATGAGCGTTGTGATCCCCACTTTCCTCTGCACGGCCGCGATCTCGCGGCGCAGCCGCTCCCGGACCTTGATATCCAGCGCCGAGAGCGGCTCGTCGAGCAAAAGGAGGGAAGGGGAAACGGCGAGCGCGCGGGCCAGGGCG
It includes:
- a CDS encoding ABC transporter ATP-binding protein; its protein translation is VETGELLAILGPSGCGKSTLLRVVAGLLRADRGTVRIAGRQMNGVPPRDRGLGFVFQDYALFPKMTVRDNIAFGLRIRGVPPGDRIRRTAEMLELVGLAEEADQSVETLSGGQRQRVALARALAVSPSLLLLDEPLSALDIKVRERLRREIAAVQRKVGITTLIVTHDQEEAMELGDRIAVMNDGRFEQVASPRDVYQVPATEFVAKFIGEVNVLPGQLYRGSAFAGNLAIRMEGNGIPYHGGTVKVLLRPEDVTLLPPGISESGQTHALVNQVSWLGAHLRVEITTEEGYSLTAVLQRSHPMVDRLSAGDTVRVAALRGTVLPDPLGSKEPEYFL